The genomic stretch TCCCGGGGCCGGTAAAGGTACTCAGGCAAAGTTCATCACTGAAAAGTTCGGCATTCCACAAATCTCCACTGGCGACATGCTGCGCGCAGCCGTCAAGGCCGGCACCGAGCTGGGCCTGATCGCCAAGAGCGTGATGGACAGCGGTGGCCTGGTGTCCGACGATCTGATCATCAACCTGGTCAAGGAACGCATCAGCCAGGACGACTGCAAGAATGGCTTCCTGTTCGACGGTTTCCCACGCACCATCCCCCAGGCTGAAGCCCTGGTGAAGGCGGGCGTCGAGTTGGACGCGGTGGTCGAAATCGCGGTTGAAGATGAAGAGATTGTCCAGCGTATCGCCGGTCGCCGCGTTCACGAGGCGTCGGGCCGTGTGTACCACATCGTCTACAATCCGCCAAAAGTGGCTGGCAAGGATGATGTCACCGGTGACGACCTGGTGCAGCGCAAAGACGACACCGAAGAAACCGTGCGTCATCGCCTGTCGGTCTACCACTCCCAGACCAAGCCGCTGGTGGACTTCTACCAGAAGCTGTCGGCCGCCCAGGGCAAGCCGAAGTACAGCCATATCCCGGGCGTCGGTTCGGTTGAAGCCATCACCGCCAAGGTGCTGGAAGCGCTGAACTGATCTGATGATCGGCTTGACGTTCAACGGCCCGCTTGCGGGCCGTTGTTGTTTATACTGGCGCACTTTTTTTCGATTTGGACACCCACACCAATGAGCACCCTGCTGGCCCTGGACACCGCGACTGAAGCTTGCTCCGTTGCCCTGCTGCATGACGGCAAGGTCACGAGCCACTATGAGGTGATCCCGCGCCTGCACGCGCAAAAGCTGCTGCCGATGATCAAGCAGTTACTGCTCGATGCTGGCACCACCTTATCGGCGGTGGATGCCATCGCCTTTGGCCGTGGCCCGGGGGCGTTCACGGGGGTGCGCATCGCCATAGGCGTGGTACAGGGCCTGGCGTTCGCCCTGGAACGGCCGGTATTGCCGGTGTCCAACCTGGCCGTGCTGGCCCAGCGGGCGTTGCGCGAGCATGGTGTGGCCCAGGTCGCGGCAGCCATCGATGCGCGGATGGATGAAGTCTATTGGGGCTGCTACCGCGAGACCGCGGGTGAGATGCGCCTGATCGGTGTCGAAGCCGTGCAGCCGCCCGAGGCCGCGGCCTTGCCGGCGGATGCCAGCGGTGACTGGTTTGGCGCCGGTACCGGTTGGGGTTATGGCGAGCGGATCGCCGTGCCCACGGTCGGCCAGGATGCCGCGATGCTGCCCCATGCCGAAGACCTGCTGACCCTGGCGCGTTTTGCCTGGGAGCGTGGTGAGGCGATCGCCGCCGACCAGGCCGCGCCGGTATACCTGCGCGATAAAGTGGCGCAGACCAAGGCCGAGCGCCAACAATCCTGACCCTGTAGGAGCCGGCTCCTACAGCGGCAGCGCATCGCCAATCGTCAGAATTTGCCCCCGGGCTTAAACCTTTGCCCGTTTATGTGTTCTAGTTGTCACCAGAGCATTTGCGCGCCAAGGAAAGTGCCGCTAAATTGCCACTATTGATAGCGGATCTGCATGCATGCGTATAGACGGCTTTTCTTCCCAGTCCTACCCCCTCAAGCGCAAGCCCCGCAAGGCGAACGTGAAGGTAGACGAGTGCGTCGAAGAATCCCCCGACTTTATTGAAGTCCAGGCCGAAACCTCCCAGGGCTCTGCAGTTTCAGCCCGTTCCCAAGGTGCCAGCGGCGCGCGTATCGGCGGCGTTCCGGCCCGCCAGCAAGACATGATCTTCCCGCGCTCCATGAGCAAGAACGTCGCCACGGCCCTGGCCAGCTACCTGACCACTGCCGGCTTTGTCGAATGGGATATGGAAGTGCTGGGCCTCGATATCCACATCTGATGCTGCTGCCTTATTTCCTCGGTTGCCCGTCCTGGAGTGAAAACGCCTGGCGCGAGTACCTGTATCCGCAGGACGCCCGTGCCACGGATTTTCTCGGGCTCTATTGCCAGGTCTTCAACGCCTGTGAAGGCAACACCACGTTCTACGCGCGGCCCTCGGTCGCGACCGTGCAACGCTGGGCCGAGATCATGCCCGCGCACTTTCGGTTTACCGCCAAATTCCCCGGGGATATCAGCCACAGCGCTGACCTGCATGAGCAACTGCCCGCGGCCGAAAGCTTCCTCGGCTTGATGAGCCCGCTGGGCGAGCGGGTTTCGCCGCTGTGGCTGCAACTGCCGGCCAGCTTCACCCCACAGCGACTGGGGGAGCTGGCCGGATTTATCGACGGCCTGGAGCGCCCGTTGGCGGTAGAAGTGCGTCACCGTGAGTTCTTCGCCAAGGGTGACGCCGAGCGCAGCCTCAACCGCCTGCTGCGTGACCGGGGTGTCGAGCGCATCTGCCTGGATCCTCGGGCGCTGTTCAGTTGCACTTCAACCTCGGCGGCGGTGCTCCACGCCCAATCGAAAAAACCCAAGGTCCCGACCCGGCCTGCGGCGCTGACGCAGTTTCCCCAGGTGCGCTTTATCGGCCACCCGGACCTGGAGGCCAATGATCCATTCCTGGTGCCGTGGGTTGAAAAGGTCGCTGGCTGGATCGAAGAAGGACGTACGCCCTATGTGTTCCTGCACACCTCGGATAACCGCCTGGCGGCCCAGTTGGCCATGCGCTTTCATCAGCAGTTGATGGCGCGTTTGCCGGGTTTGCCGGCGTTGGCGCAACTGCATCGGGAACCCGCTGTGGAGCAACTGGGGTTACTCTAGGGTTCTTTTGTGCCTGGAGTCAGTCATGGATGCCCAAACCCTTCGCGCCGAATCCTTTAGAGCCCTGCATGAGCGCGA from Pseudomonas fluorescens encodes the following:
- a CDS encoding DUF72 domain-containing protein; this translates as MLLPYFLGCPSWSENAWREYLYPQDARATDFLGLYCQVFNACEGNTTFYARPSVATVQRWAEIMPAHFRFTAKFPGDISHSADLHEQLPAAESFLGLMSPLGERVSPLWLQLPASFTPQRLGELAGFIDGLERPLAVEVRHREFFAKGDAERSLNRLLRDRGVERICLDPRALFSCTSTSAAVLHAQSKKPKVPTRPAALTQFPQVRFIGHPDLEANDPFLVPWVEKVAGWIEEGRTPYVFLHTSDNRLAAQLAMRFHQQLMARLPGLPALAQLHREPAVEQLGLL
- the adk gene encoding adenylate kinase, with the protein product MRVILLGAPGAGKGTQAKFITEKFGIPQISTGDMLRAAVKAGTELGLIAKSVMDSGGLVSDDLIINLVKERISQDDCKNGFLFDGFPRTIPQAEALVKAGVELDAVVEIAVEDEEIVQRIAGRRVHEASGRVYHIVYNPPKVAGKDDVTGDDLVQRKDDTEETVRHRLSVYHSQTKPLVDFYQKLSAAQGKPKYSHIPGVGSVEAITAKVLEALN
- the tsaB gene encoding tRNA (adenosine(37)-N6)-threonylcarbamoyltransferase complex dimerization subunit type 1 TsaB; its protein translation is MSTLLALDTATEACSVALLHDGKVTSHYEVIPRLHAQKLLPMIKQLLLDAGTTLSAVDAIAFGRGPGAFTGVRIAIGVVQGLAFALERPVLPVSNLAVLAQRALREHGVAQVAAAIDARMDEVYWGCYRETAGEMRLIGVEAVQPPEAAALPADASGDWFGAGTGWGYGERIAVPTVGQDAAMLPHAEDLLTLARFAWERGEAIAADQAAPVYLRDKVAQTKAERQQS